A portion of the Archocentrus centrarchus isolate MPI-CPG fArcCen1 chromosome 19, fArcCen1, whole genome shotgun sequence genome contains these proteins:
- the lrrc59 gene encoding leucine-rich repeat-containing protein 59 isoform X2, translating to MSKNSKVLNLKDKICGNEVDLSLCNLTEVPVRELALFPKATVVDLSCNNITSLPPEFCNLTHLVKVDLSKNQLTSLPDDLGNLVNLQHLDLYNNKLTTLPVSFSQLRSLKWLDLKDNPLEPGLAKAAGDCLDEKQCKQCATKVLQHMRAIQEDVDRAREKQLLKEKELERKREVKQREREAREREAHKRKKAEEKEKRRKEYNAQMAAMAAQEQHKKKSEEKKKKNGQAAEKKVAVESKPKPHRSHTGVIFKLLLLLLVGLAGVAAVCRLTDLQREAFCLPINAAVNDGLSWAKEQQVVVKQLVQNLSSAAKEFLESTQTSKN from the exons atgagtaaaaacagCAAAGTGTTGAACCTGAAGGATAAAATCTGTGGGAATGAAGTGGACCTGAGCTTGTGTAACCTCACAGAGGTGCCAGTCAGGGAGCTG GCTCTGTTCCCCAAGGCAACTGTTGTGGACTTGTCTTGCAACAACATTACCTCCCTTCCT CCAGAGTTCTGCAACCTGACCCACTTGGTGAAGGTGGATCTCAGTAAAAACCAGCTGACCAGTCTGCCCGATGACCTGGGGAACTTGGTGAACCTTCAGCATCTGGACCTGTACAATAACAAGCTGACAACGCTTCCAGTGAGCTTTTCTCAGCTCAGG AGTCTGAAGTGGTTGGATCTGAAGGATAACCCGCTGGAGCCTGGCCTGGCCAAGGCAGCAGGAGACTGTCTGGATGAGAAGCAGTGCAAACAGTGTGCCACTAAG GTTCTGCAGCACATGAGAGCCATTCAGGAGGATGTTGATCGTGCACGAGAGAAAcaacttttaaaagaaaaag AGTTGGAAAGGAAGAGGGAGGTGAAGCAGAGAGAGCGGGAGgccagagagagggaggctCACAAACGGAAGAAGgcggaggagaaggagaagaggaggaaagagtACAACGCTCAGATGGCAGCAATGGCTGCACAAGAGCAACACAAGAAGAAAagtgaggagaagaagaaaaagaacggACAGGCTGCAG aaaaaaaggtCGCCGTGGAATCGAAACCTAAACCTCACCGTTCTCACACTGGCGTGATTTTcaagctcctcctcctgctgcttgtGGGATTGGCTGGGGTCGCCGCTGTCTGCCGGCTGACCGACCTGCAAAGGGAAGCTTTCTGTCTGCCAATAAACGCCGCAGTGAACGACGGCCTATCCTGGGCCAAAGAGCAGCAGGTTGTGGTCAAACAACTGGTGCAAAATCTGTCGTCTGCAGCAAAAGAGTTTCTTGAATCCACGCAGACGTCTAAGAACTAA
- the lrrc59 gene encoding leucine-rich repeat-containing protein 59 isoform X1, with protein sequence MSKNSKVLNLKDKICGNEVDLSLCNLTEVPVRELALFPKATVVDLSCNNITSLPPEFCNLTHLVKVDLSKNQLTSLPDDLGNLVNLQHLDLYNNKLTTLPVSFSQLRSLKWLDLKDNPLEPGLAKAAGDCLDEKQCKQCATKVLQHMRAIQEDVDRAREKQLLKEKELERKREVKQREREAREREAHKRKKAEEKEKRRKEYNAQMAAMAAQEQHKKKSEEKKKKNGQAAAEKKVAVESKPKPHRSHTGVIFKLLLLLLVGLAGVAAVCRLTDLQREAFCLPINAAVNDGLSWAKEQQVVVKQLVQNLSSAAKEFLESTQTSKN encoded by the exons atgagtaaaaacagCAAAGTGTTGAACCTGAAGGATAAAATCTGTGGGAATGAAGTGGACCTGAGCTTGTGTAACCTCACAGAGGTGCCAGTCAGGGAGCTG GCTCTGTTCCCCAAGGCAACTGTTGTGGACTTGTCTTGCAACAACATTACCTCCCTTCCT CCAGAGTTCTGCAACCTGACCCACTTGGTGAAGGTGGATCTCAGTAAAAACCAGCTGACCAGTCTGCCCGATGACCTGGGGAACTTGGTGAACCTTCAGCATCTGGACCTGTACAATAACAAGCTGACAACGCTTCCAGTGAGCTTTTCTCAGCTCAGG AGTCTGAAGTGGTTGGATCTGAAGGATAACCCGCTGGAGCCTGGCCTGGCCAAGGCAGCAGGAGACTGTCTGGATGAGAAGCAGTGCAAACAGTGTGCCACTAAG GTTCTGCAGCACATGAGAGCCATTCAGGAGGATGTTGATCGTGCACGAGAGAAAcaacttttaaaagaaaaag AGTTGGAAAGGAAGAGGGAGGTGAAGCAGAGAGAGCGGGAGgccagagagagggaggctCACAAACGGAAGAAGgcggaggagaaggagaagaggaggaaagagtACAACGCTCAGATGGCAGCAATGGCTGCACAAGAGCAACACAAGAAGAAAagtgaggagaagaagaaaaagaacggACAGGCTGCAG cagaaaaaaaggtCGCCGTGGAATCGAAACCTAAACCTCACCGTTCTCACACTGGCGTGATTTTcaagctcctcctcctgctgcttgtGGGATTGGCTGGGGTCGCCGCTGTCTGCCGGCTGACCGACCTGCAAAGGGAAGCTTTCTGTCTGCCAATAAACGCCGCAGTGAACGACGGCCTATCCTGGGCCAAAGAGCAGCAGGTTGTGGTCAAACAACTGGTGCAAAATCTGTCGTCTGCAGCAAAAGAGTTTCTTGAATCCACGCAGACGTCTAAGAACTAA
- the nat9 gene encoding alpha/beta-tubulin-N-acetyltransferase 9 produces the protein MKINENTLLEGLRVVLVPYNVNHVPRYHEWMKSPELQQLTASEPLTLEQEYDMQKSWREDDDKCTFIILDKQLWADPSLEEEQCMVGDVNIFLTDPTDPSLAELEIMIAEPSYRGKGVGKEVTRMMMCYGVTKLGVRKFQAKIGLENQVSITMFEKLHFQKVSECSVFKEVTLELAVDESVRMKLLDDAAHVKERDYRQTCSSRHELLSQ, from the exons ATGAAGATAAATGAGAACACTTTACTGGAGGGACTCAGAGTCGTGCTGGTTCCTTATAACGTAAATCACGTGCCCAG GTATCATGAGTGGATGAAGTCTCCTGAGCTCCAGCAGCTGACTGCTTCAGAGCCGCTGACCCTGGAACAGGAGTACGACAtgcagaagagctggagggaaGATGATGACA AGTGCACGTTCATAATCTTGGACAAACAGCTGTGGGCGGACCCCAGTCTGGAGGAGGAGCAGTGCATGGTGGGAGATGTCAACATCTTCCTGACTGACCCAACAGACCCATCACTGGCTGAGCTGGAGATCATGATAGCAG AGCCCAGCTACAGAGGCAAGGGTGTCGGAAAGGAGGTGACGCGTATGATGATGTGCTACG GAGTCACCAAACTTGGGGTCAGAAAGTTTCAGGCAAAAATCGGACTGGAGAACCAGGTCAGCATCACCATGTTTGAGAAACTCCACTTCCAAAAG GTGTCGGAGTGCAGTGTGTTTAAAGAGGTGACCCTCGAGCTGGCGGTAGATGAGTCGGTTCGGATGAAGCTGCTGGATGATGCGGCTCACGTGAAGGAAAGAGATTACAGACAGACGTGCAGCAGCAGACATGAGCTGCTTTCACAGTGA
- the syt15 gene encoding synaptotagmin-15 has protein sequence MADQMLQLAVGLSVGLLLLLLLILTALYLWRRKKGQSQYQELLSPVPSVPACSTPVILVSQGSWTMPSEIPFTLPPRFIAQNHRDVKNNEQDKKEEENMRMEPRREILAHRGSLSLRSWFPVGSVLAGLYSAPPLNEVVAPPPGMASRLCFSVEYRHSSEQLTVFLLRLSNLPPRFHGNIMLVELRLLPDDRRPRQAKARGTGPDPEFTDCFIFQVSALRVLHSTLSVCALSVEQNGKRHVVGRVLFPLEGELSQGGRVRWRDLETEEDTQCSELGDMQISLGYSSSLQRLSVVVLRVRGLQLNTEAGVCVQVSLQKHTQLVKIKRSCVVKGENEPNFNYRMTFKLRPQHLDEACLKFELQEPSNLPSEPPVPLGVLVLGPFMYARGPQLQHWLDMVNTAQEPVKLWHGLRRPT, from the exons ATGGCTG ATCAGATGTTACAGCTGGCTGTTGGTCTGTCTGTGggtctgctgttgctgctgctgctgattctgACGGCTTTGTATctatggaggaggaagaaagggcAGAGTCAGTACCAAGAGCTGCTCTCTCCAGTGCCATCAGTCCCGGCATGCTCTACTCCGGTGATCCTGGTGTCTCAGGGCTCCTGGACCAT GCCCAGTGAGATCCCTTTCACCTTGCCTCCTCGCTTCATCGCACAAAACCACAGAGATGTGAAAAATAATGAGCAGGacaagaaagaggaggagaatatGAGGATGGAGCCCCGGCGGGAGATACTGGCTCATCGTGGGTCACTCTCACTGAGGA GCTGGTTCCCAGTGGGGTCGGTTCTGGCCGGTCTCTACTCGGCACCTCCTCTAAACGAGGTGGTGGCTCCCCCTCCCGGGATGGCCTCCCGCCTCTGCTTCTCTGTGGAATATCGACACAGCAGCGAACAGCTCACGGTCTTCTTGCTCCGTCTCAGCAACCTCCCTCCACGTTTCCATGGCAACATCATGCTGGTGGAGCTCAGGCTTCTCCCTGATGACAGGAGGCCCCGCCAAGCCAAAGCCCGGGGCACGGGTCCAGACCCAGAGTTCACCGACTGCTTCATTTTCCAG GTGTCAGCATTGCGTGTGCTTCACAGCaccctgagtgtgtgtgcgctgaGTGTGGAGCAAAATGGTAAACGCCATGTGGTGGGCAGGGTGCTGTTTCCTCTGGAGGGGGAGCTCAGTCAGGGCGGGAGGGTCCGCTGGAGAGACCTCGAGACCGAGGAAGACACACAG TGTTCAGAGCTGGGGGATATGCAGATATCTCTCGGCTACAGTTCGTCTCTGCAGCGCCTTTCAGTGGTGGTTTTGAGGGTTCGAGGCCTACAGCTGAACACAGAAGCAG gtgtgtgtgtccagGTGAGCTTACAGAAGCACACTCAGTTGGTGAAGATAAAGCGCAGCTGTGTGGTGAAAGGTGAAAATGAGCCCAACTTCAACTATAGGATGACCTTTAAACTGCGACCTCAGCACCTGGACGAGGCCTGTCTGAAGTTTGAGCTGCAGGAGCCTAGCAACCTCCCCTCAG AGCCCCCGGTCCCGCTGGGAGTGCTGGTGTTGGGTCCCTTCATGTACGCCAGGGGTCCTCAGCTGCAGCACTGGCTAGATATGGTCAACACGGCACAGGAGCCGGTCAAACTGTGGCACGGACTGCGCAGGCCCACCTAA